The Humulus lupulus chromosome 4, drHumLupu1.1, whole genome shotgun sequence genome has a window encoding:
- the LOC133830395 gene encoding uncharacterized protein LOC133830395 gives MGNLCSSLFSGWCFTTNNLWIDKGRIIVAWNLNLYTVDIRGCSNQFIHCYVRATHMTGSFFITFVYGFNDGKLREQLWLDIQALAMKINEAWIILGDYNEILHQNERAGKKTVIKPSLSLRDCMSHCQMEDLKFSGCFYTWTNKQRPEDRVYSKIDRAMVNIKWTEQYTNSEAVFLPEGIFDHSPILISFYLDVAIGKQPFRYFRMWKEAPSYATKLCTLWKQPVSGTEMYKVVLKLKRLKQIFRDINREGYHDIHKAEVHAKLHMLDIQQSFHQDPLNESLIHQENLDREEYTQLNRAYLLFLAQKAKATWVMNGDENTTIFHASLKVRRLQNRIYSIQFEQGNWVDTADGVQRAFLDYYQNLLGTQMLRRKKVSQAFVDLGPGISEEHSKLMSIPFIAQEVKKALFSISGLKAPGPDGYCSYFY, from the coding sequence ATGGGCAACTTATGCTCGAGTTTATTTTCTGGTTGGTGTTTCACTACTAATAATCTTTGGATAGACAAAGGAAGAATAATAGTAGCTTGGAATCTGAATTTGTATACTGTTGATATTAGAGGCTGCTCTAATCAATTCATTCATTGTTATGTTCGAGCCACTCACATGACTGGAAGCTTTTTCATTACCTTTGTATATGGATTTAATGATGGAAAATTGAGGGAGCAATTGTGGTTGGATATTCAGGCATTAGCTATGAAGATAAATGAGGCTTGGATTATCTTGGGGGATTATAATGAGATTTTGCATCAGAATGAGAGAGCTGGAAAAAAGACTGTCATAAAACCTTCCTTGAGCCTCAGAGATTGCATGTCTCACTGTCAAATGGAAGATTTGAAGTTTTCTGGGTGTTTTTATACATGGACAAACAAACAGAGGCCTGAGGATCGTGTATACTCCAAAATTGATAGAGCTATGGTTAACATCAAATGGACTGAACAATACACAAATTCTGAAGCTGTTTTTCTCCCTGAAGGTATCTTTGATCATAGTCCCATTCTTATTTCTTTCTATTTGGATGTGGCAATTGGGAAACAACCATTCAGGTATTTTAGAATGTGGAAGGAGGCTCCTTCATATGCAACTAAGCTGTGCACTCTCTGGAAACAACCAGTTTCGGGTACTGAAATGTATAAAGTTGTCCTGAAGCTAAAAAGGCTTAAACAGATATTCAGAGATATCAATAGAGAGGGATACCATGATATTCATAAGGCCGAAGTACATGCTAAGCTTCACATGCTAGACATACAACAAAGTTTTCATCAAGATCCTCTCAATGAGTCCTTAATTCATCAGGAGAACTTAGATAGGGAAGAATATACACAGTTAAACAGAGCGTATCTGTTATTCTTAGCACAGAAAGCCAAAGCCACTTGGGTGATGAATGGGGATGAAAACACTACTATTTTCCATGCTTCGTTGAAAGTTAGAAGGCTTCAAAATCGCATCTACTCTATACAATTTGAGCAAGGTAACTGGGTGGATACAGCAGATGGGGTACAGAGAGCTTTTCTAGATTATTATCAGAACTTATTGGGAACTCAAATGCTAAGAAGAAAGAAGGTTTCACAGGCCTTTGTTGATTTAGGTCCTGGAATTTCTGAGGAGCACTCTAAGTTGATGTCTATTCCGTTTATTGCACAGGAAGTTAAAAAGGCATTATTCTCCATTTCAGGTCTAAAGGCTCCTGGGCCTGATGGATACTGTAGTTATTTTTATTAA
- the LOC133830420 gene encoding uncharacterized acetyltransferase At3g50280-like, translating to MVNFSATTTTKISSLQAVMAHLWVSITRNRNLKPEQEVSYFITVGLRQRTEPPLPEGYFGNAIMAACAKTIVGKLVGKNGLGWAALQMNTEVTSQTWEKAQEYLKKWAESPKLVPQENDEIWSHLLVTGSSPRFDVYGNDFGWGKPVAVRSGPGNKSEGKLTVYAGTEDGSFDFEACLRPETFEAMKDDEEFMETLTM from the coding sequence ATGGTTAACTTCTCGGCCACCACAACCACCAAGATATCGTCTCTTCAAGCGGTCATGGCTCACCTTTGGGTCTCCATAACCCGAAACCGAAATCTCAAACCCGAACAGGAAGTGAGCTACTTCATCACGGTTGGTCTCAGGCAGAGAACGGAGCCGCCATTACcagaagggtattttgggaatgcgATTATGGCTGCGTGTGCGAAGACCATAGTTGGAAAGTTGGTAGGGAAGAATGGATTGGGCTGGGCCGCTTTGCAGATGAACACTGAGGTTACTTCGCAGACATGGGAGAAGGCCCAAGAGTACTTGAAGAAATGGGCTGAAAGCCCAAAACTGGTACCACAAGAAAACGATGAGATTTGGTCTCATCTACTAGTGACTGGTAGTTCACCAAGGTTCGATGTTTATGGGAATGACTTTGGTTGGGGAAAACCAGTGGCTGTGAGAAGTGGTCCTGGGAACAAGTCTGAAGGAAAGTTGACTGTTTATGCTGGGACTGAAGATGGAAGCTTTGACTTTGAGGCTTGTCTAAGGCCTGAGACATTTGAGGCCATGAAAGATGATGAAGAGTTCATGGAAACTCTGACAATGTGA